In Xiphophorus couchianus chromosome 24, X_couchianus-1.0, whole genome shotgun sequence, a single genomic region encodes these proteins:
- the lancl1 gene encoding glutathione S-transferase LANCL1, with product MDTRALKNPYHDYDGNPASTQALFDSEGKLTPAFAQRLSSNVSELLAVMENGLKSADPRDCTAYTGWAGIALLYLHLHSVFKEAAFLQRALDYVTRSLKNLTRRHDVTFLCGDTGPLAVAAVVYTRLQRVQEAEDCISRLLQYQQAVLSGSSGLPDELLYGRVGFLSSLVFLNQQLGPDRVPLHWIQQVSEAVLASGLQLSRKLRLQNQSPLMYEWYQEQYVGAAHGLAGIYYFLLQPGFVSSEEQVLRLVQPSVEHVCRLRFPSGNYPPCVGDDRDQLVHWCHGAPGVFYMLLQAYKVLGNPRYLEEALHCGEVVWRWGLLKKGYGLCHGAAGNAYTFLGLYRLTWDPKHLYRACMFADWCMNYGRHGCRTPDTPFSLFEGMAGTIYFLADLLQPMKARFPAFEV from the exons ATGGACACACGAGCTCTGAAGAATCCTTATCATGACTATGATGGGAACCCAGCTTCCACGCAGGCGCTGTTTGACTCTGAGGGAAAG CTCACTCCGGCGTTTGCCCAGAGGCTGAGCAGCAATGTCAGCGAGCTGCTGGCTGTCATGGAGAATGGACTTAAGTCTGCTGATCCCAGAGACTGCACCGCTTACACAGGCTGGGCAG GCATCGCTTTGCTCTACCTGCACCTCCACAGCGTCTTCAAAGAGGCCGCCTTCCTGCAGAGGGCGCTGGACTATGTCACCCGCAGCCTGAAGAACCTGACCCGTCGCCATGACGTCACCTTCCTGTGTGGAGACACCGGGCCGCTGGCCGTAGCTGCTGTGGTCTATACACGCCTGCAGAGGGTGCAAGAGGCAGAGGACTGCATCAGCAG GCTGCTGCAGTACCAGCAGGCTGTTCTGAGCGGGTCGAGTGGGCTGCCGGACGAGCTGCTGTACGGCCGGGTGGGCTTCCTCTCCTCCCTGGTGTTCCTGAACCAGCAGCTGGGTCCGGACCGGGTCCCGCTGCACTGGATCCAGCAGGTCAGTGAGGCGGTTCTGGCGTCGGGCCTGCAGCTCAGCAGAAAGCTCCgcctccagaaccagagcccGCTGATGTACGAGTGGTACCAGGAGCAGTACGTGGGCGCTGCCCACGGCCTCGCCGGCATCTACTACTTCCTCCTGCAG CCGGGCTTCGTCTCGTCAGAGGAGCAGGTCCTGCGGCTGGTGCAGCCCAGCGTGGAGCACGTCTGCCGCCTGCGCTTCCCGTCTGGGAACTACCCGCCCTGCGTCGGGGATGACCGGGACCAGCTGGTGCACTGGTGCCACGGCGCCCCCGGGGTCTTCTACATGCTGCTGCAGGCCTACAAG GTGCTGGGGAACCCGCGGTACTTGGAGGAGGCGCTGCATTGCGGGGAGGTGGTGTGGCGCTGGGGGCTTCTAAAGAAAGGCTACGGCCTCTGCCACGGCGCCGCCGGCAACGCCTACACCTTCCTGGGCCTCTACCGGCTGACGTGGGACCCCAAACACCTCTACAGGGCCTGCATG tttgCAGATTGGTGCATGAACTACGGTCGCCACGGCTGCCGGACACCAGACACCCCCTTCTCTCTGTTCGAAG GCATGGCGGGCACCATCTACTTCCTGGCAGACCTTCTGCAGCCAATGAAGGCCAGGTTTCCAGCTTTTGAGGTCTAA